The following proteins are encoded in a genomic region of Pyrus communis chromosome 11, drPyrComm1.1, whole genome shotgun sequence:
- the LOC137709307 gene encoding uncharacterized protein At4g15970: MPDRTIILTIIEEAWTGSGSVLDLFLESFQVGQGTKGLLNHLLIATVGKGAFEYCKSVHPHCFKLAPLRLSKPAAGKQLLGHGREGIDLLHRVIQLGYNLIFTEADVMWFRNPVTEFDSQKEVTIPCDLDSENAGNEQDRGIFFLKSDVISLEFFEYLNLVGILYPSIPLGSPCEIVTREEITKMLGMRVQIIDTAYFGGFCQPLKDYSEVYTMQANCCESIESKVHDLKLVLDDWRSITGRSANNSSGKSPSWRAPNRCIQ; encoded by the exons ATGCCAGATAGAACAATCATACTGACGATTATTGAGGAAGCATGGACTGGTTCTGGCTCCGTCCTCGATCTCTTCCTCGAGAGCTTTCAGGTTGGCCAAGGGACGAAAGGGCTCTTGAATCACTTGCTCATTGCCACTGTTGGTAAGGGAGCTTTTGAGTACTGCAAGTCCGTTCATCCCCATTGCTTCAAGCTTGCGCCACTACGATTGTCGAAACCTGCTGCTGGAAAGCAACTTCTCGGTCACGGTCGGGAGGGAATCGACCTGCTACATAGAGTAATTCAATTGGGATACAATCTGATATTCACA GAGGCAGATGTTATGTGGTTCAGAAATCCGGTTACAGAATTTGACTCTCAAAAGGAAGTCACAATTCCTTGTGACCTCGATTCGGAAAACGCAGGCAACGAACAGGATAGGGGAATCTTTTTTCTGAAATCAGATGTTATATCACTCGAATTCTTCGAGTACTTGAACTTGGTCGGGATTCTGTACCCGAGTATTCCTCTTGGATCTCCCTGTGAGATTGTAACACGAGAGGAGATTACCAAAATGCTTGGAATGCGAGTGCAGATTATCGACACAGCTTATTTTGGTGGGTTTTGTCAGCCACTTAAGGACTACAGTGAGGTTTATACAATGCAAGCAAACTGCTGTGAAAGTATCGAAAGTAAAGTCCACGATCTCAAGCTTGTCCTAGATGATTGGCGCAGTATCACAGGTCGTTCAGCAAATAATAGTTCGGGGAAATCGCCTTCATGGAGAGCCCCAAACAGATGCATTCAATAA
- the LOC137707835 gene encoding small ribosomal subunit protein bS21c-like, which produces MAASSALCNLFSLLSPSKAPQPKLPPTQLSILQTQKPRDRLVPLAAQGVHSASSSSIESVICPSLAYANVLFFKSAYNVQVIVDDNEPEERLLGRFRREVMKAGVIQEVKRRRYFENKQDEKKRRTRDAAKRNKRSRRPFSRPFQQKPEVPEAKKSDDDGDNWDLPQGDIPY; this is translated from the exons ATGGCTGCCTCATCCGCACTCTGCAACTTGTTCTCCCTCCTCAGCCCCTCAAAGGCACCGCAACCCAAACTCCCACCGACCCAGCTCTCCATTTTACAGACCCAGAAGCCCAGAGACCGGCTGGTTCCACTGGCTGCCCAAGGGGTCCACTCTGCTTCTTCTTCGTCGATAGAGTCTGTGATTTGCCCTTCTCTGGCTTACGCCAACGTCCTATTCTTCAAGTCGGCGTACAATGTGCAGGTGATTGTCGACGACAACGAGCCCGAGGAGCGGCTGCTCGGCAGGTTTCGGCGGGAGGTCATGAAGGCCGGCGTTATTCAGGAGGTTAAGAGGAGGAGGTACTTTGAGAACAAGCAGGATGAGAAGAAGCGCCGGACCCGTGACGCCGCGAAGCGAAACAAGAGAAG CCGGCGACCCTTCTCGAGGCCCTTTCAGCAGAAGCCAGAAGTCCCTGAAGCCAAGAAGAGCGATGATGACGGAGATAACTGGGATCTTCCTCAAGGAGACATACCCTACTGA